The following proteins are co-located in the Sporolactobacillus pectinivorans genome:
- a CDS encoding dihydroorotate dehydrogenase: MLDVHLPGLDLKNPVMPASGCFAFGAEYGKLYDLNQLGAIIIKAATLEARFGNPTPRVAETPGGMLNAIGLQNPGVDKIISHELPRLAKYDVPIIANIAGSEMSDYVRTAEKMSKDPVVKALELNISCPNVKHGGILFGTVPEVAAELTARVKAVSEKPVYVKLSPNVTDIVAMALAVEQAGADGLSMINTLLGMRIDLKTQKPILANKTGGLSGPAIKPVAIRMIYEVSQKVKIPIIGIGGIQNADDVIEYFLAGARAVAIGTANFINPFVCMEIIHDLPKKLEAMHIDDINELVGRSWKK, from the coding sequence ATGCTAGACGTTCATTTGCCCGGGCTTGATCTGAAAAATCCGGTCATGCCTGCATCCGGTTGCTTTGCTTTTGGCGCGGAATATGGTAAGCTCTATGATCTGAATCAGCTCGGCGCGATTATCATTAAGGCGGCAACGCTTGAGGCACGTTTTGGCAATCCAACGCCGCGGGTTGCTGAAACACCCGGTGGAATGTTGAACGCAATCGGACTTCAGAACCCCGGTGTGGACAAAATCATCAGTCACGAACTTCCCCGGCTGGCAAAATATGATGTTCCCATTATTGCCAATATCGCTGGCAGCGAAATGTCGGACTATGTGCGCACGGCTGAAAAAATGTCGAAAGATCCGGTTGTCAAGGCCCTTGAACTCAATATCTCCTGCCCGAACGTGAAACACGGGGGCATTTTATTTGGCACGGTTCCTGAGGTTGCTGCCGAATTAACGGCTAGAGTCAAGGCAGTCTCTGAAAAACCTGTTTATGTAAAACTATCGCCTAATGTCACAGATATCGTAGCCATGGCTCTGGCAGTTGAACAGGCGGGAGCTGACGGGCTGTCAATGATCAACACACTGCTTGGCATGCGTATTGATCTGAAGACACAGAAACCGATACTTGCGAACAAAACGGGCGGACTGAGCGGTCCGGCCATCAAACCGGTTGCTATCCGCATGATTTATGAAGTCAGCCAGAAAGTAAAGATACCGATCATCGGGATTGGCGGAATCCAGAACGCGGACGATGTCATCGAGTATTTTCTGGCGGGTGCTCGTGCTGTCGCGATTGGGACCGCAAATTTTATTAATCCATTTGTTTGTATGGAGATTATTCATGACCTTCCGAAGAAACTTGAAGCGATGCATATTGACGATATTAATGAACTGGTAGGAAGGAGCTGGAAAAAGTGA
- the pyrE gene encoding orotate phosphoribosyltransferase gives MENNKLIANHLLKINAVVLSPDEPFTWASGIHSPVYCDNRLIMGYPEIWKDVIGAFVDLIRTHYPEAELIAGTATGGIAHAALIAEAMQLPMVYVRSSAKSHGRKKQIEGTVRPGQKAVVIEDLISTGGSVLTAAHALKDAGVNVLGVAAIFTYLLPQADKNFVEESTKLNTLTDFETLIHLAVEQGTISGAQLEQLKKWYANPTSEDWEH, from the coding sequence GTGGAAAATAACAAACTGATTGCTAACCATCTATTAAAAATTAATGCGGTAGTCCTGAGCCCGGATGAACCATTTACATGGGCATCCGGCATTCATTCGCCGGTATACTGTGACAACCGGCTGATTATGGGCTACCCGGAAATATGGAAAGACGTGATCGGAGCTTTTGTCGATCTGATCCGTACACATTATCCGGAAGCTGAACTTATCGCCGGTACAGCGACCGGCGGCATTGCTCATGCGGCGCTTATTGCTGAGGCGATGCAACTGCCGATGGTCTACGTCCGTTCATCGGCCAAATCGCACGGTCGCAAAAAACAGATTGAAGGCACTGTCAGGCCCGGTCAGAAAGCAGTCGTGATTGAAGATTTGATTTCAACCGGTGGCAGCGTTCTGACAGCTGCCCATGCACTGAAAGATGCCGGAGTAAATGTACTTGGGGTCGCAGCTATTTTTACATATTTGCTCCCACAGGCAGATAAAAACTTTGTAGAAGAAAGCACGAAATTAAATACACTTACCGATTTTGAAACTTTGATCCACCTGGCTGTTGAGCAGGGGACAATCAGCGGTGCACAGCTTGAACAATTGAAGAAGTGGTACGCCAACCCGACATCGGAAGACTGGGAACATTGA
- the ilvB gene encoding biosynthetic-type acetolactate synthase large subunit produces MAWTTKTEDQPKFTCSTGADVLIQTILHEGTKVIFGYPGGAVLPIYDALYRKKVRHVLTRHEQGAIHAAEGYARVSGKPGVVIATSGPGATNLVTGLMDASIDSLPVVVFTGQVARSVIDTDAFQEADVMGITAPATKHNFQVRNLHDLPRIVKEAFYIATTGRPGPVLVDLPKDICASRAYWKPEDTNIDLPGIDLPGYHVPDKAAKEKIYRLAEAVEKAQRPVLLAGAGVIHAKASGRMQSFAQNRQIPVVTTLLGLGSMPASHPLFLGMGGMHGTYTANMALSECDLLINIGSRFDDRLTGNLSKFAPEAKVAHVDIDPSEIGKNVAVDYPIVGDADTVLRQLEKAAGPCPDRQNWLKHLNVYAQKHPLHYEVPEDKTIPPQRVVERVCYFAGPDAIIATDVGQHQMWTAQYYRFEHPNHFVSSGGLGTMGFGFPAAIGAQIAKPEKKVVAIVGDGGFQMTLQELAVIKELHLPVKIIILNNHALGMVRQWQEAFYEKRYAHSIPSFQPDFVRLAESYGVAGRKVTKLDDLDNVLESAMITPDPVLVDCRVRQMENVFPMVAPGKGLQEMTGV; encoded by the coding sequence GTGGCATGGACAACGAAAACAGAGGATCAACCTAAGTTTACATGCAGTACCGGTGCAGATGTTCTCATTCAAACGATTCTTCATGAGGGCACCAAAGTCATTTTTGGTTATCCGGGCGGAGCAGTATTGCCGATCTATGATGCTCTTTACAGGAAAAAAGTCAGACATGTTCTGACACGTCACGAGCAAGGGGCAATTCACGCGGCCGAGGGCTATGCGCGAGTATCCGGGAAACCGGGTGTTGTGATCGCCACAAGCGGTCCGGGTGCGACAAACCTTGTCACCGGACTAATGGACGCGTCCATTGATTCCCTGCCGGTTGTAGTTTTTACAGGCCAGGTGGCCAGATCCGTTATTGACACCGACGCTTTTCAAGAAGCAGATGTAATGGGTATTACCGCACCGGCAACCAAACATAATTTTCAAGTGAGGAACCTGCATGATTTGCCGCGGATAGTCAAAGAAGCCTTTTATATTGCAACGACCGGACGTCCGGGGCCAGTTCTTGTCGATCTGCCGAAAGACATTTGCGCATCCCGGGCCTATTGGAAACCGGAAGATACCAACATTGATCTGCCTGGCATTGATCTGCCGGGTTATCATGTTCCTGATAAGGCCGCAAAAGAAAAGATTTACCGACTGGCTGAAGCTGTTGAAAAAGCGCAGCGTCCGGTCCTGCTTGCCGGAGCCGGTGTGATTCACGCCAAGGCCTCTGGCCGGATGCAATCATTTGCTCAAAACCGCCAGATCCCAGTCGTGACGACACTTCTCGGATTGGGCAGCATGCCGGCATCTCATCCCTTGTTCCTTGGTATGGGCGGTATGCATGGCACTTATACTGCCAACATGGCCCTTTCGGAATGCGATTTGCTGATTAATATCGGATCCCGTTTTGATGATCGATTGACAGGAAATCTATCGAAATTTGCTCCGGAAGCCAAGGTGGCACACGTGGATATCGATCCTTCTGAAATTGGGAAAAACGTAGCGGTTGATTATCCAATAGTCGGCGACGCGGACACTGTTCTGCGGCAGCTTGAAAAAGCAGCGGGACCTTGCCCGGATAGACAAAACTGGCTAAAGCACCTGAATGTCTATGCTCAGAAACATCCGCTGCATTATGAGGTTCCCGAGGACAAAACGATTCCACCTCAACGCGTTGTGGAGCGTGTCTGTTATTTTGCCGGACCGGATGCGATCATTGCGACAGATGTCGGCCAGCACCAAATGTGGACCGCTCAATATTATCGATTTGAACATCCCAATCATTTTGTCAGTTCCGGGGGCCTTGGTACGATGGGGTTTGGGTTTCCTGCAGCGATCGGCGCACAGATTGCCAAACCGGAAAAGAAAGTCGTGGCGATTGTCGGAGACGGCGGTTTTCAAATGACTCTTCAGGAATTGGCTGTTATCAAAGAATTACATTTGCCGGTCAAAATTATTATTTTAAATAATCATGCTTTAGGCATGGTGCGCCAGTGGCAGGAGGCGTTTTATGAGAAAAGATACGCCCACTCCATCCCGTCTTTTCAACCTGATTTTGTCAGGCTCGCTGAGAGCTATGGTGTCGCCGGCCGGAAAGTCACAAAACTGGATGATTTAGACAATGTTCTTGAATCTGCCATGATAACGCCTGATCCTGTTTTGGTCGATTGCCGTGTCAGACAGATGGAAAATGTCTTCCCAATGGTTGCACCCGGAAAGGGACTACAAGAGATGACGGGGGTATGA
- a CDS encoding ACT domain-containing protein — translation MERTIVAIVSSKPSVLGRIATLMSRGNLDIDSLAMHKLGTKKGISDISMLVNVEDEHQTDRLVKQLDKLIDVISVADMT, via the coding sequence ATGGAGCGGACAATTGTTGCGATTGTTTCCAGTAAACCCAGTGTGCTCGGGCGTATAGCCACCCTGATGTCCAGAGGTAATCTGGATATCGACAGTCTGGCCATGCACAAGCTCGGGACAAAAAAAGGAATATCCGACATCAGCATGCTTGTTAACGTAGAAGATGAGCATCAGACAGATCGGCTGGTTAAACAGTTGGATAAGCTGATCGATGTTATTTCGGTGGCGGATATGACATAA
- the ilvC gene encoding ketol-acid reductoisomerase, which produces MAAKVYYDKDIDESVLRGKKVAVLGYGSQGHSQAQNLRDSGFQVTVGVRRGKSWDKAIRDGFEVKTVKEASEEADVIMMLLPDEKQTGVYYQEVESGLKPGNALGFAHGFNIHFNQIVPPDFVDVFLVAPKGPGHFCRREYLNGGGVPAFVAVQQDATGQGEALVFAYAKALGAARAGVLKTTFKEETETDLFGEQAVLMGGLTHLIEAGFETLVEAGYQPENAYFETCHEMKMLTDLIYENGLTGMRYSCSDTSKFGDFTVGPYVIDKDTKARMKKVLEDIQSGKFARSWLLENKVGRPMFNALMEKESNSELEQVGRKLRKLMPFVKQGKQDSEDITENVAQ; this is translated from the coding sequence ATGGCAGCAAAAGTTTACTATGACAAAGATATTGACGAAAGCGTGCTTCGCGGCAAAAAGGTTGCCGTTCTTGGTTACGGCTCGCAAGGCCACTCTCAGGCACAGAACCTGCGCGACAGTGGATTTCAGGTGACGGTCGGTGTCAGGCGGGGAAAATCATGGGACAAAGCGATTCGTGACGGTTTTGAGGTCAAGACGGTTAAGGAAGCATCTGAAGAAGCGGATGTCATCATGATGTTGCTGCCCGACGAAAAACAGACTGGGGTTTATTATCAGGAAGTTGAATCTGGATTGAAGCCTGGAAACGCCCTCGGTTTTGCACACGGTTTTAATATCCATTTCAATCAGATCGTGCCCCCTGACTTCGTCGATGTCTTTTTGGTTGCACCCAAAGGTCCGGGTCACTTCTGCCGCCGCGAATACCTCAATGGCGGCGGTGTCCCTGCGTTTGTCGCCGTGCAGCAGGATGCAACAGGCCAGGGTGAAGCGCTAGTTTTTGCCTATGCAAAGGCTTTAGGAGCAGCCCGCGCCGGTGTCCTGAAAACCACGTTCAAGGAAGAGACGGAAACCGATCTGTTCGGCGAACAGGCTGTCCTGATGGGCGGCCTGACTCATTTGATCGAGGCAGGGTTTGAGACACTGGTCGAGGCAGGCTATCAGCCGGAAAATGCCTATTTTGAAACCTGTCACGAAATGAAAATGCTTACCGATCTGATCTATGAGAACGGACTGACAGGCATGCGCTATTCCTGCTCCGACACGTCTAAATTTGGCGATTTCACAGTAGGCCCTTATGTCATCGATAAAGACACAAAAGCCCGTATGAAAAAAGTGCTGGAAGATATCCAATCCGGTAAATTCGCCCGCAGCTGGCTGCTTGAAAATAAGGTCGGCAGGCCGATGTTCAACGCACTCATGGAAAAAGAGAGCAACTCGGAGTTGGAGCAGGTCGGCAGAAAACTGCGCAAACTGATGCCCTTTGTCAAACAAGGTAAGCAGGACAGTGAAGACATCACAGAAAATGTCGCACAATAA
- the ilvA gene encoding threonine ammonia-lyase, which yields MQCLAPIVHRTPMTESATFDDLTGAHLHFKLENLQRTGSFKLRGAFNKVSCLSPEQAARGIVTASAGNHAQGVALSASKKQIKAKIYMPADTPKTKIRATEAYGAEVVLTGESYQESFEAAARDRESSGATFVHAFDDYQVMAGQGTVALEMLQQCPELQTVLVPIGGGGLAAGVATYLKSVKPDIRVIGIQSECAPAMHDLYHHKVHQVQQLVTGIAEGILVKEPGRKTFPIIAHYLDDIVTVSDQKIAGAMILLLERSKLLVEGAGASALAAVLSGRVPVRGRQVGMIVSGGNVDPEKLSMLKQMAFPALKKIGKEDYGT from the coding sequence ATGCAATGTCTGGCACCGATTGTTCACCGGACGCCGATGACCGAGTCCGCAACCTTTGATGACCTGACTGGCGCACATCTTCATTTTAAGCTGGAAAATCTGCAGCGCACCGGGTCATTCAAATTGCGCGGTGCGTTCAATAAAGTTTCCTGTTTATCACCAGAACAAGCTGCCCGGGGCATTGTGACGGCATCGGCTGGAAATCATGCCCAGGGGGTCGCTCTGTCGGCTTCAAAAAAACAGATAAAAGCCAAGATATATATGCCGGCAGACACGCCGAAAACCAAAATACGGGCAACCGAAGCTTATGGGGCGGAAGTTGTCCTGACAGGAGAATCCTATCAGGAATCCTTTGAAGCCGCGGCACGGGATCGGGAGTCGAGCGGTGCTACATTTGTTCACGCCTTTGATGACTATCAGGTAATGGCAGGACAGGGAACCGTGGCGCTTGAAATGCTGCAGCAGTGCCCGGAACTGCAAACTGTTCTTGTGCCGATCGGCGGCGGCGGACTGGCGGCCGGCGTGGCGACCTATCTAAAAAGTGTAAAACCGGATATCCGGGTCATCGGCATTCAGTCTGAATGTGCGCCGGCGATGCACGATTTGTATCACCACAAAGTCCATCAGGTGCAGCAGTTGGTGACCGGGATAGCCGAAGGTATTCTTGTCAAAGAACCGGGTCGAAAGACTTTTCCAATTATTGCTCATTATCTTGATGATATCGTTACCGTTTCCGATCAGAAAATTGCCGGGGCGATGATTCTGCTGCTTGAACGAAGCAAACTTCTTGTTGAAGGTGCAGGGGCGTCTGCACTGGCTGCTGTACTCTCCGGTCGAGTGCCCGTTCGTGGCAGGCAAGTCGGCATGATCGTCAGCGGGGGAAATGTTGACCCGGAAAAGCTTTCCATGTTAAAACAAATGGCCTTTCCGGCTTTAAAGAAAATTGGTAAAGAAGATTACGGAACATGA
- a CDS encoding ABC transporter ATP-binding protein: MMIDARDISWRRESKEVLSHVTWQVRKGEQWSLVGLNGSGKTTLLKMINGYIWPTSGTLSVLGHPFGQIDLRRLRRRIGWVSSALASRLRPQEHPENIVLSGKFASIGLYDEPAEGDRSRAKEILERLDCSSFSNRPFGTLSEGEKQRVLIGRAWMASPELLILDEPCNGLDIFAREQLLSIIRQMASSPGAPTMIFVTHHVDEILPCFNHTLLLKAGAIYQSGLTRKIMTPENMTAFYGGSVIVEQHGERLSMAIRS; the protein is encoded by the coding sequence ATGATGATTGATGCCCGCGATATCAGCTGGAGACGGGAAAGCAAAGAAGTTCTGAGCCATGTTACCTGGCAGGTGCGGAAGGGAGAACAGTGGTCCTTGGTCGGACTAAATGGCTCCGGAAAAACGACGCTGCTCAAAATGATTAACGGCTATATCTGGCCGACAAGCGGTACACTGTCGGTACTTGGTCATCCATTCGGACAAATTGACCTTCGCAGGCTGCGTCGGAGAATCGGCTGGGTCAGCTCAGCGCTTGCAAGCAGATTGAGACCGCAGGAGCATCCGGAAAACATTGTGCTAAGCGGAAAATTTGCCTCCATCGGTCTGTACGATGAGCCGGCAGAAGGGGATCGCAGCCGGGCGAAGGAAATTCTCGAACGCCTGGACTGCAGCTCCTTTTCCAACAGGCCGTTTGGAACCCTTTCTGAGGGCGAAAAGCAGCGGGTATTGATTGGACGTGCTTGGATGGCATCCCCGGAATTACTGATTCTGGATGAACCATGCAATGGGCTCGACATCTTTGCCAGGGAACAGCTCCTGTCGATTATCCGGCAGATGGCATCTTCACCCGGTGCACCGACAATGATCTTTGTCACGCATCATGTCGATGAAATTCTGCCGTGCTTTAATCACACCTTATTGTTAAAAGCGGGGGCAATCTATCAATCCGGGTTAACCAGAAAAATCATGACCCCAGAAAATATGACCGCTTTTTATGGCGGCAGCGTCATCGTTGAGCAGCACGGTGAAAGGCTGTCGATGGCCATCCGGTCATGA
- a CDS encoding ATP-binding cassette domain-containing protein, whose amino-acid sequence MVKRKELLHDVSLTMDRGKIYGLLDREGSAKTVLLQMICGLITPTSGSITVNGKPLYQDLSFPDSLGAVIEAPGFCDFLTGFENLKILAEIRRSITDEIIRETLTRVGLDAEDGRVCKNYSQGMKQRLALAQALMENPDLLILDEPMHALGVEGRALIRQLLLSEKGKGTTILFASRSKEEIQLLSDEGIEINDGYLKENVG is encoded by the coding sequence ATAGTCAAACGCAAAGAGTTATTACATGATGTCAGTTTGACCATGGATAGAGGAAAAATATACGGACTCTTAGATCGGGAGGGTTCAGCAAAGACAGTATTGCTTCAAATGATCTGCGGACTCATCACACCGACTTCCGGATCAATTACGGTGAACGGAAAACCGTTGTATCAAGATCTTTCATTTCCTGACAGCCTGGGGGCTGTTATTGAGGCCCCAGGATTTTGTGATTTTCTTACAGGCTTTGAGAATTTAAAAATACTGGCAGAAATCAGAAGGTCGATTACAGACGAAATAATCAGAGAAACGTTGACAAGGGTTGGGCTGGATGCCGAGGACGGACGCGTCTGTAAAAATTATTCACAGGGCATGAAACAGCGCCTTGCCCTTGCCCAGGCCTTGATGGAAAACCCCGATCTGTTGATTCTTGATGAACCAATGCACGCTTTGGGTGTAGAAGGCAGAGCGCTGATCCGTCAATTGCTGCTAAGTGAGAAAGGGAAGGGGACAACGATTTTATTTGCCAGTCGCAGCAAAGAAGAAATACAGCTTCTCTCAGATGAAGGAATTGAAATAAATGATGGCTATTTGAAAGAAAATGTCGGATAA
- a CDS encoding polyprenyl synthetase family protein — MIKQMMHQQVEDFLRDAGMKAAAHTYVDYYGERDLQFGRLTLLHHEMLGGSNPDIDQIAAAVEWLVLSANIIDDWQDRDRKGPPWMKDEADQALTLENSFLLLALSILQKMSSKVGQDNCLQTITDHLNDALHGQYLDRRNQMMNEDDYISMVQRKSGALAAVASLSGVLASGYPCDLQIVEKYSTIIGVCAQLKNDLRDTLRVEGKSDLVKKKRTLATMYLAEHPSLNGERIALYYQCGLSEKQLVDEKESLEKWIQSSGVILYIDTLRTEQRIYAKELMDLLPVSDRDKERLEQFLG, encoded by the coding sequence TTGATTAAACAAATGATGCATCAGCAGGTTGAGGACTTCTTGCGCGATGCAGGTATGAAAGCGGCCGCTCACACGTATGTGGATTATTATGGAGAAAGAGACTTGCAGTTTGGCCGACTGACATTGCTGCATCACGAGATGTTAGGTGGCAGTAATCCAGATATTGATCAGATTGCGGCAGCGGTCGAGTGGCTCGTTCTATCTGCTAATATTATCGATGATTGGCAGGATCGTGATCGGAAAGGGCCTCCATGGATGAAAGACGAAGCGGATCAGGCGCTGACACTGGAAAACAGTTTTCTTTTGCTGGCTTTATCCATACTTCAGAAAATGTCTTCCAAGGTAGGCCAGGACAACTGTTTACAAACCATTACCGATCATTTAAATGATGCGTTACATGGCCAATATTTGGACAGGCGGAACCAGATGATGAATGAAGACGATTATATTTCGATGGTTCAGCGTAAATCGGGGGCTTTAGCGGCGGTTGCCAGTCTGTCAGGTGTGCTGGCATCAGGGTATCCATGCGATTTGCAGATTGTTGAAAAATATTCGACGATCATCGGTGTCTGTGCCCAACTTAAAAATGATCTTCGGGACACGCTCCGGGTCGAAGGCAAAAGCGATCTTGTGAAAAAGAAAAGGACTCTGGCAACGATGTATCTGGCTGAACATCCAAGCTTGAATGGAGAGCGGATTGCCCTTTATTATCAATGTGGTTTATCGGAGAAACAGCTGGTTGACGAAAAAGAAAGTCTGGAAAAGTGGATTCAATCATCAGGTGTGATTCTGTATATTGACACATTGCGTACAGAGCAGAGGATTTACGCCAAGGAACTGATGGATCTTCTTCCGGTAAGCGATCGGGATAAAGAGCGACTCGAACAATTTCTTGGCTAA
- a CDS encoding histidine kinase gives MVLKANADGMGIKSIKFLNFSFLLFCLLCSLLVAAYSLLTIIAYPDIGLRLEVHNNKVVVTDVDPYSWAAGQTIRAGDQILYIDGKKAINFIDGSGYLYHAKNIETFSKGVHHYQINNTLSFLNLSFSLLIPAAFFLCCFLLSILLFKHHRTLTNETHVLIVFFSVIGPVFLDISTNQRILNWTGSLIEFSMTMGLVLLIHFLMNYFQPWSHRISSRLLCVLYFCSLIIFVSQIYGTFNFYLLLYFVFFTVLFILFLLAVLYFQSQGKGMRKQIQVLLLGFFMGLFPFVILYTLPNLMFQQAILDWEWTTPFFILVPLTLGYLVLSSVMIDVDFIVDRFSYYGAISFIFTGLSLATFFILAPDQSLLNYVRFALCIFGLSLLILYSKEYVDFRFRKQLFPKWQDYQESLNRLLEWARPGYKLTDLAFILKREMEHCLPVENVTLKRKAGRSAKSPGIDKPEDQSSQSCQLPQPGNLKQFQTNAFGFCVLLFENPQSCVLLSGRWNKPRKELNIDEKMWLESVLNNTQIMIENLYKAEELVDLLGQAEQGRYELPGTVKRALFRVSERERKRLSRDLHDTSVQDQLALARDMDAEKGNWSDPSVQEKLASLRQRVLGNVHELRQVVYELYPVTLQRKGLYDSLQDLFQLTEMRASFSLHTYVKGSFDIENPDLKTAVYRVSQELLTNAIKHSQAKNVTLIIAQEKDHYELLYDDDGIGMEENVVGQPFSTMGLPGLIGRVESTAGRVIIHSVKEETAQKGLHFEIVWPLH, from the coding sequence ATGGTGTTGAAGGCGAACGCGGATGGAATGGGTATTAAGTCTATTAAATTCTTAAACTTTTCTTTCCTGCTTTTTTGCCTGCTTTGCTCACTGCTGGTGGCTGCTTACTCACTATTGACGATCATCGCATACCCTGATATTGGATTGAGACTGGAAGTACACAATAATAAAGTTGTTGTAACTGATGTAGATCCGTACAGTTGGGCAGCGGGACAAACCATTCGCGCTGGCGACCAGATTCTTTATATTGACGGGAAAAAAGCAATTAATTTTATCGATGGATCAGGGTATCTGTATCATGCAAAAAACATTGAAACATTTTCAAAAGGTGTGCATCATTACCAGATAAATAATACTCTGTCATTTTTGAATCTCAGTTTTTCATTGTTAATTCCGGCAGCTTTTTTCTTATGCTGCTTTTTATTGTCCATTCTGCTTTTTAAGCATCATCGAACACTGACTAATGAAACACATGTCCTTATTGTTTTCTTTTCCGTCATCGGACCGGTTTTTCTGGACATCAGTACCAATCAGCGAATCTTGAACTGGACAGGCAGTCTTATTGAGTTCTCCATGACTATGGGGTTAGTTTTGCTTATTCATTTTCTAATGAATTATTTTCAGCCATGGAGCCACCGGATATCTAGCCGGCTGCTTTGTGTTCTATATTTTTGTTCGCTGATTATATTTGTTTCTCAAATCTATGGCACATTTAATTTTTATCTTTTACTTTACTTTGTATTTTTCACGGTTCTTTTTATTCTCTTCCTGCTTGCTGTACTTTATTTTCAATCGCAGGGCAAGGGAATGCGTAAACAGATTCAGGTGTTGCTGCTTGGGTTTTTCATGGGCTTATTCCCGTTTGTGATTTTGTATACATTGCCCAATCTGATGTTTCAGCAGGCAATTCTGGATTGGGAGTGGACGACACCTTTCTTTATCCTTGTGCCGCTGACACTTGGCTATCTCGTGCTCTCGTCCGTTATGATTGATGTTGACTTTATCGTTGATCGTTTCTCTTATTACGGTGCCATCAGTTTTATTTTTACCGGTTTATCTTTGGCAACTTTTTTTATCCTGGCACCGGATCAATCCTTGTTGAACTACGTTCGCTTTGCCCTCTGTATTTTTGGTCTGTCATTGCTGATCCTCTACTCAAAAGAATATGTTGATTTCCGGTTCCGAAAACAGCTTTTTCCGAAATGGCAAGACTATCAGGAAAGCTTGAATCGTTTACTGGAATGGGCGAGACCTGGCTATAAATTAACGGATTTAGCATTTATTTTGAAAAGGGAGATGGAACACTGCCTGCCAGTTGAGAATGTAACGCTCAAACGAAAGGCAGGCAGGAGCGCAAAATCTCCGGGCATTGATAAGCCAGAAGATCAATCGAGTCAGAGCTGCCAGCTTCCTCAGCCAGGCAACTTAAAACAATTTCAAACGAATGCTTTCGGATTTTGCGTACTCTTGTTTGAGAATCCGCAAAGCTGCGTCCTGCTAAGCGGTAGATGGAATAAGCCGAGGAAAGAACTCAACATTGATGAAAAAATGTGGCTTGAGTCTGTGCTCAATAATACACAAATCATGATTGAAAACCTGTATAAAGCTGAAGAGCTGGTTGATTTGCTGGGTCAGGCGGAACAGGGGCGTTACGAACTTCCGGGGACGGTTAAAAGGGCACTGTTTCGTGTTTCCGAGCGGGAGAGAAAACGGCTGTCGCGCGATTTACATGATACGAGTGTCCAGGATCAGCTTGCCCTGGCACGTGATATGGATGCTGAAAAGGGAAACTGGTCTGATCCATCCGTTCAGGAAAAGCTCGCCTCGCTGCGCCAGCGTGTTTTAGGCAACGTTCATGAATTGCGTCAGGTTGTTTATGAATTGTACCCTGTAACCCTTCAGAGAAAAGGTTTATACGATTCACTTCAGGATCTGTTTCAATTAACGGAAATGCGTGCTTCATTTTCTTTACACACCTATGTTAAAGGCTCCTTTGACATTGAGAATCCTGACTTGAAAACTGCCGTATATCGTGTAAGCCAAGAGCTGCTGACCAACGCCATCAAGCATTCCCAGGCGAAAAATGTGACCTTGATTATTGCCCAGGAAAAAGATCATTACGAATTATTGTACGATGACGACGGCATTGGGATGGAAGAAAATGTGGTGGGTCAGCCGTTCAGCACGATGGGTCTCCCCGGTTTGATCGGGCGGGTAGAAAGCACTGCCGGAAGAGTGATCATTCATTCCGTAAAAGAAGAAACGGCTCAAAAAGGGTTACATTTTGAAATTGTCTGGCCGTTGCATTAA